From Mus musculus strain C57BL/6J chromosome 8, GRCm38.p6 C57BL/6J, a single genomic window includes:
- the Nutf2 gene encoding nuclear transport factor 2: MGDKPIWEQIGSSFIQHYYQLFDNDRTQLGAIYIDASCLTWEGQQFQGKAAIVEKLSSLPFQKIQHSITAQDHQPTPDSCIISMVVGQLKADEDPIMGFHQMFLLKNINDAWVCTNDMFRLALHNFG, encoded by the exons ATGGGAGACAAGCCAATTTGGGAGCAGATTGGATCCAGCTTTATTCAACATTACTACCAGTTATTTGATAACGACAGAACCCAACTAGGCGCAATTTAT ATTGATGCATCATGCCTTACATGGGAAGGACAGCAGTTCCAGGGGAAAGCTGCCATTGTGGAGAAGCTATCT aGCCTTCCGTTCCAGAAAATTCAGCATAGCATCACGgcgcaggaccaccagcctacaCCAGATAGCTGCATCATcagcatggttgtgggccagCTCAAG GCTGATGAAGATCCCATCATGGGTTTCCACCAGATGTTTCTATTAAAGAACATCAACGATGCTTGGGTTTGCACCAATGACATGTTCAGGCTTGCCCTGCACAACTTCGgctga